A part of Corvus cornix cornix isolate S_Up_H32 chromosome Z, ASM73873v5, whole genome shotgun sequence genomic DNA contains:
- the SIGMAR1 gene encoding sigma non-opioid intracellular receptor 1 isoform X1: MGAAWGRWALRAGLALGALALVLQGLRGWLAAKRYEFTPAEIAQLARHHAGLDHELAFSKIIVELRKKHPGHILPDEDLQWVFVNAGGWMGSMCLLHASLTEYVLLFGTAVDTGGHSGRYWADISDTVISGTFRQWKEGTTRSEIYYPGDTIVHQAGEATSVQWSAGTWMVEYGRGFIPSTLAFALADTLFSTQDFVTLFYTLRVYAKGLLLEANAFFSTFGC, from the exons ATGGGCGCGGCGTGGGGGCGGTGGGCGCTGCGGGCCGGGCTGGCGCTGGGCGCGCTGGCgctggtgctgcaggggctgcGGGGGTGGCTGGCGGCCAAGCGGTACGAGTTCACCCCCGCCGAGATCGCACAGCTCGCCCGGCACCACGCGG ggctggaccATGAGCTGGCTTTCTCCAAGATCATTGTGGAGCTGCGAAAGAAGCACCCGGGCCACATCCTCCCAGACGAGGACCTGCAGTGGGTGTTTGTGAATGCGGGCGGGTGGATGGGCTCCATGTGCCTGCTCCATGCCTCGCTCACCGAGTACGTGCTGCTCTTCGGGACAGCTGTCGACACTGGGGGACACTCTG GTCGCTACTGGGCAGATATTTCTGATACCGTCATCTCTGGGACATTCCGGCAATGGAAGGAGGGGACCACCAGAAGTGAGATCTACTATCCAG GGGACACCATCGTGCACCAGGCGGGAGAGGCCACGTCAGTGCAGTGGAGCGCAGGCACCTGGATGGTGGAGTATGGCCGGGGCTTCATCCCCTCCACACTTGCCTTCGCCCTGGCTGACACTCTCTTCAGCACTCAGGACTTCGTCACCCTCTTCTACACCCTGCGTGTCTACGCCAAGGGCCTGCTCCTGGAAGCCAATGCCTTCTTCAGCACCTTTGGGTGCTGA
- the SIGMAR1 gene encoding sigma non-opioid intracellular receptor 1 isoform X2 yields the protein MRAGGWAPCACSMPRSPSRYWADISDTVISGTFRQWKEGTTRSEIYYPGDTIVHQAGEATSVQWSAGTWMVEYGRGFIPSTLAFALADTLFSTQDFVTLFYTLRVYAKGLLLEANAFFSTFGC from the exons ATGCGGGCGGGTGGATGGGCTCCATGTGCCTGCTCCATGCCTCGCTCACCGA GTCGCTACTGGGCAGATATTTCTGATACCGTCATCTCTGGGACATTCCGGCAATGGAAGGAGGGGACCACCAGAAGTGAGATCTACTATCCAG GGGACACCATCGTGCACCAGGCGGGAGAGGCCACGTCAGTGCAGTGGAGCGCAGGCACCTGGATGGTGGAGTATGGCCGGGGCTTCATCCCCTCCACACTTGCCTTCGCCCTGGCTGACACTCTCTTCAGCACTCAGGACTTCGTCACCCTCTTCTACACCCTGCGTGTCTACGCCAAGGGCCTGCTCCTGGAAGCCAATGCCTTCTTCAGCACCTTTGGGTGCTGA
- the ARID3C gene encoding AT-rich interactive domain-containing protein 3C: MVENPSLAAKPALPAAPPRGPGPAGGLRLAAVMESLQRQQAARLARGPDGAPRLPPVEPGPGPGPPPAAPRRRLASGPRPPPAAAGEEEEEEEEEEEEEGEPRDPPPPPHHEWTYEEQFKQLYELDEDPKRKEFLDDLFGFMQKRGTPVNRIPIMAKQVLDLYTLYQLVTDKGGLVEVINKKIWREITKGLNLPTSITSAAFTLRTQYMKYLYPYECEKRALSSPGELQAAIDSNRREGRRQTFGTALFNYSPASTPTLLGTPKMPLPALSISAHSCGQLSQVHSVKKEDGMLAASVPGRIAIPVGLAGHHLTAAQAAAASQAVMLEQLREKLETGEPPEKKVALTAEEQQRLVQHALQHNLLAVASQFPMNVKISNRDDRQETALNLSTNGISSINMSIEINGVVYTGVLFARRPSATLAPGGGSTQTRHNPMPAPNPLLPASSQSHTPTSTSP; the protein is encoded by the exons ATGGTGGAAAACCCCAGCCTGGCGGCCAAACCCGCCCTG ccggccgccccgccgcggggACCGGGGCCGGCGGGTGGGCTGCGCTTGGCGGCGGTGATGGAGAGCCTGCAGCGGCAGCAGGCGGCCCGCCTAGCCCGCGGCCCCGACGGCGCTCCCCGACTGCCCCCGGTCgagcccggccccggccccgggccgccgcccgccgctccccgccgccgcctggCCTCcggcccgcgcccgccgcccgccgctgcgggggaggaggaggaggaggaggaagaggaggaggaggaagaaggggagCCCCGCGACCCACCGCCGCCCCCGCACCACGAATGGACCTACGAGGAGCAGTTCAAGCAG ctctACGAACTGGACGAGGACCCGAAACGCAAGGAGTTCCTGGATGACCTCTTTGGCTTCATGCAGAAGAGAG GGACACCAGTGAACCGCATCCCCATCATGGCCAAGCAAGTGCTGGACCTGTACACACTGTACCAGCTGGTGACAGACAAGGGTGGCCTGGTCGAAGTCATCAACAAGAAGATCTGGCGGGAGATCACCAAGGGCCTCAACCTACCTACCTCCATCACCAGCGCTGCCTTCACCCTCCGCACACA ATACATGAAGTACCTGTATCCCTATGAATGTGAGAAGCGGGCgctcagctctcctggagaGCTCCAAGCTGCCATCGACAGCAACCGTCGGGAGGGGCGGAGGCAGACTTTCGGCACAGCACTCTTTAACTACTCGCCAGCCAGCACTCCAACCCTGCTGGGCACCCCCAAAATGCCTCTGCCGGCTCTTAGCATCTCCGCACACAGCTGTGGCCAGCTCAGCCAAGTGCACAGTGTTAAGAAAG AGGACGGAATGCTGGCAGCATCAGTGCCAGGGCGCATCGCTATCCCGGTGGGACTGGCTGGCCACCATCTCACAGCTgcccaagcagcagctgcctcacaggcagtgatgctggagcagctgcgTGAGAAGCTGGAGACAGGGGAGCCCCCGGAGAAGAAGGTGGCCCtgacagcagaggagcagcagcggCTGGTGCAACACGCGCTTCAGCACAACCTCCTGGCCGTGGCCTCCCAGTTCCCCATGAACGTCAAGATCTCCAACCGAG ATGACAGACAGGAGACTGCATTGAACCTGTCCACCAACGGCATTAGCAGTATCAACATGTCAATAGAAATAAATGGAGTTGTCTACACAG GTGTCCTGTTTGCCCGCCGGCCTTCAGCCACCCTGGCACCTGGTGGAGGGAGCACCCAGACCCGTCACAACCCCATGCCTGCCCCAaaccccctgctcccagcctccTCTCAAAGCCACACTCCCACTAGCACCTCGCCATAA